DNA from Drosophila gunungcola strain Sukarami chromosome 3L unlocalized genomic scaffold, Dgunungcola_SK_2 000014F, whole genome shotgun sequence:
TGTTAAATGCAATTGGCATGCTTTCATTTACTAGCAAATCTCCAAAGTTTCTGTTTCCCAACTCCACAGAGCCTGCTAAACTATTCGGTGTTCCCGGTAATCTGGTCTTTTGCTGGGAAATGCATAAGTTGAGAATTTTAAAAGGAAGTTATTGCTCAAAAGTAAAAGTTTAGCAAAACACGTTTGCTATAAAGTTCTTGGTAAAAGAGAAATTCGTCCACGAATTAAAATTGGGCGTAAAGTCAACGCccaactgctgctgttgctgttgaatTTGCAACTGGTGttgctgcaactgctgttgatgttgttgcggCGGTTGCTGCGATTGTGCTCGCTTTAGAATCCTCAAATTCGTGCCCGATGCCATGCGCTGCAGCTTGTGTATGTCCTGGGCATCCGGAGCAGATGGTGTTACTCCTGTGGCACTGGCTGCCCCAAAGTTCAGCGACACCGAAGCTGGTCGtggtcgttgttgttgctgctgctgtggttgctgctgttgttgctgctcgtTCTTTGGTGTCTTTTgagctgccgccgccgccgatAGCATGGCTATCAAATCCATGCCCGTTGTGGGCTGTTGTTGTCCCAGGATCTTGACTGGTTGCTGTGGACTGCACTGCTTGTCACTCTGGGACTTGGTGCGCAATctatgctgctgctgctgttgctgttgttgttgcttctgAGCCTTAGCCGCCTtaagttgttgctgcttctcCTTGCGTATTAAATCAAAGGAGCTGACAATCTGCTGAATAATTATGGTTTTAAATTGGGTAACTACCTAAAATAACCGACTGAACTCACCTTTTCATTGCTTGCCGACTGCTGTGCATCGTTCTGACTTTGGCTATGGAACAGTTGACGCTTGGAGGATATTGTGCCGCCTCCGATGGATCCGTTTGACGTCACTGCCTTTGCTGCTGCTAGTGGCGTTGTTTGATTGCTGCCTGCAGccacattttgtttattgcgTTTCCCATTGCTATTACAAATGTTCATCGAGTTGATGGCGCTGGTGGCGGAGGCGGGCGCTGCTAGTACCGCTCCCGGTCCAGTGGCCACCTTGCCATTGAGATTATTCAACTTGACACCATCCAAATCACCCATGGACTTGTGTCGTTGGCGTCGCATTTCGTTGCGCACACCTGCAGCGTCCTTTTTGCAACTGCCGTTTATGTTTGTGGGCGAAGTCGCTTTGGGGGACTGCTGGCCGGAGCACTTCCGGCGACGCGGCTCGATTCCAGCCTTCCGCTCGTTCACCCACTTCTTCAGGCGCTTCACAAACGGCATGATCATGAAGAAGGAGTTGGAGGTCTTGCCTAACTTGGCCTTCGATATGGCATCGTTCTTGTTCACCGGCAGCGAATCGATGCGGAACCAGTCGCAGCACTTGATCTCGTTGCGGGTGCGGGGCGCAAACGACGTGTCCAGCGGTACGTTGCGCACCACGTACAGTCGCGTGTACTGATAGTTGATGAAAGCCTCGATGTAGTCGTTGGCATCGATGAGATCCGTGATGTCGAACCCGGTCTCCTCATAAACCTGAAGGCGTGAAATAGAGAACATAAAATTATAAGATCTAAAATACATTTAGCATTCCTTTCTGGACGAAAATATGTAATCTGAGTGCTACTAAGTAAATaactattttcaaaaatgttaaaaaaggAATACATTTGCGATAAAATGTATATGTGCTTCAAGTAATTTGAACTAACTTGTGCAAATAACTTTATGCCTCAATTTGGAATACTAAATTTATCTTAATAGGTagcatgttttttttatcgatATTAATCGGTTTTCTTCTCAAGGAGTAATCAAAAATACGTATTTGCCAATCACATCGtgtcattatttaaaaactattgcAAGTGctttgtataaaaaaagagAGATAAACTAACAAAAACGATTCTAGttttaacgtatttaaaataaaaatggtcataaaaaaaattagacgtcaaaacatttaatgattttgaaaacccaaaaagggggaaaaacaTGATCGCAACGCAGAgaaaaacattatatttagAAATTTTGCAGGTCGGTATTAAACAGTTCATCCCATTTACAATTCACGACTTGCCTCTCTCGTGGCACAATGGGCTGGATCCTCGTTCTCATTGATCTTGCCCTTGGGAAATCCCCAGGAGTTGCGTGCAAAGTAGGACTGCACTAGCAAGCAATGATTGTGGTCCTCGGACACAAGAATAGCTCCGTATGTGGGCACTGACAGCTTGTAGTTCTTCCACTCGTCCAGGATTTGATCCACGGTGCCAAAATGTTTGTTCAGGAAGGGAATGTGCTGGCGGTTAAAACACACAAGTTACAGATTGTCTATGAAAATAATACCATTGAATCTAGATCTTACTTGGAACAACTGCATTGCGAATTGCTTAATGCCCACCGTCGGTAGCTTCCGCTGGACACACTTCTGGGTCTCGCCATCCTCGCCAGTTTCGGGGGCACAAAAGAAATCCAAATAGAACCAGTGGGCCAGCTCGATTTGGAAACACATTCGTATTAGATTATTTAGCTCCATGTCCGGTACATTGATTATGAACCGACTGGCCAGATCATCAAGTATATCGGACGGAATTTTCGATTTCTCTGGCAATTTAATGCTGGACGCCTTCGTGGTGTTTGTTCGTGGTGTCAATTTTGCTAGCGTGGCAGATGCTGCCAATGTTGCAGATGCGGCTGCAGCATCTTCCGAGGATGAGCTGCCGTAGGAGGAGTTCGTTGATGTCGATGAATTGGTCGATGATATGGATGAGTTGAGGCGTTGCTTCTGAGCGCTgcattgctgctgctgttgccgatgttgttgttgttgttgttgttgctgttgtgcaTATTGATGTAtatgctgctggtgctgctgcgaCTGCTTCCTTCTCTCGATGGCAATGGGCGCTGTGGGCGTGGTGGTTTTGGTGAAAACAGCTCCAGTTTTTAGCAATTGGTTCAATACATCATTCTCGCTCGTTATATCGAGGTTTCGTCGTtgtggttgctgctgtttttgttgctcgtGTGGTTTGATATCGCTGTTGTGGCTacggttgttgttgctgctgctgtgatggttgttgttatttatatttagcaCTTTTTGTAACGTCAGCGAAGCTAGCAGCGCCAGATTGTTGACTTgaagtagaaaaaaaaacaaacattgaaAGATAAGCAAACGACACCAAGAAATTTatagtgaaaaaaataaaaacatccTGAGGTAATGGAACTACGAAAAACGCTTAAAgatatcatttttttcgattcATCTTTAATATGACCCTAAAGGTGTCAAAGACattgcaaatttctgactaCAATAAGGTTTACATTTATAGATCAGATAAAAATTACTCACAAgtactttaattttaaccaGTATTTCAAGAAAGTAAatgtacttaaaaaaataaatttacttaaaaaaaaccattgaGATTTCGTTAAGATTATACTTCTTACTACTTACAAATTATGTCACCTATTTATATTGCCTTTATGATGATTTtacaaaaaagtattattgttttaattcttaaatgttttcaatcaACTTCCAAAACctatttttacataaaaaagtTTCATGGCTACatggaattaaaaaataaaagttcaagaaaattgacatttttatactttatggTTAACTATTGTGCTAAAATGTGTTTGCCCTTAACGGTGAAAAACTTGATTTTGTAAGCACCAACTGCAAGTGgctaaaaataatcattttagACTTGGTTGCCAAGCTGTCTAGAAATTTGAGGCAAATGCTATTGGAGCACCTTGACGAACTGCTGAGTAATCGCAATCGCCTGGCCAATGATCTGCGCTGCAAATTGCGCAACAACAAACAGAGAGACAAAAGGCAGCAACTACCACTATTACTACAATTACTATGCTATTGCTATCGTACTCCGTTCGCTTGGCCTCTAAAacacaattgaaaaaaaaaacacacggCGCAGTTCAGCGACCTCCGTTGAAAAGTGTTGCAACATGCACACTCGctggtgtgggtgtgtgggtgagtATTTGTGCAGTGTGCACTAAGTACTACAGTCGGACTTCTGTAGCCTTAACTATTTGCTCCCAAGCAGGCAAGTCAATATCCcattttattcttattttttaagctGCTGTAATTTCTTACGTTTTTAGCTCTAACTTGCGCTTTCATAAGTTTAATGTAAGTGGTATCGATTTTAAAGAATATCGAATACCTGTTGCTCAAATTGCTACTGGCTGAAATATAACTAAGGATCGAACCATTGCCCCCCTAAATGTACAAACTTGTATTTCTAAgcaaactaaactaaactcaGTTTCAAAGCTTTCTTAATAGACTATAtcacattaaaaaattaatataaaaattataacttagttttagttaaataattttatttatgttgttgttggtgggGTTTGCTAAAATGGTAACAGGGTTGACGGTAAGAAAAGTTGCTgatctgttttttaattaatataagaaaattacatttactATTACATAACATtagtttcaaatttttaaataacgaGCAACAATCATGTAGCTGCCTTAGAAAAGTGAGAAAAATTAACCCGAAAATCTATGTTAttagctaaacaaaaaaattctatcttaatatgaatattatgaaaaaaaataaactggtTGTAGGTCAGCCTCTCAGGTCActaattttaag
Protein-coding regions in this window:
- the LOC128260198 gene encoding m7GpppN-mRNA hydrolase dcap-2 isoform X1 — protein: MEIAPLINNAVAVVTASAAVAASANVNVGSSKENDNVNNLALLASLTLQKVLNINNNNHHSSSNNNRSHNSDIKPHEQQKQQQPQRRNLDITSENDVLNQLLKTGAVFTKTTTPTAPIAIERRKQSQQHQQHIHQYAQQQQQQQQQHRQQQQQCSAQKQRLNSSISSTNSSTSTNSSYGSSSSEDAAAASATLAASATLAKLTPRTNTTKASSIKLPEKSKIPSDILDDLASRFIINVPDMELNNLIRMCFQIELAHWFYLDFFCAPETGEDGETQKCVQRKLPTVGIKQFAMQLFQHIPFLNKHFGTVDQILDEWKNYKLSVPTYGAILVSEDHNHCLLVQSYFARNSWGFPKGKINENEDPAHCATREVYEETGFDITDLIDANDYIEAFINYQYTRLYVVRNVPLDTSFAPRTRNEIKCCDWFRIDSLPVNKNDAISKAKLGKTSNSFFMIMPFVKRLKKWVNERKAGIEPRRRKCSGQQSPKATSPTNINGSCKKDAAGVRNEMRRQRHKSMGDLDGVKLNNLNGKVATGPGAVLAAPASATSAINSMNICNSNGKRNKQNVAAGSNQTTPLAAAKAVTSNGSIGGGTISSKRQLFHSQSQNDAQQSASNEKQIVSSFDLIRKEKQQQLKAAKAQKQQQQQQQQQHRLRTKSQSDKQCSPQQPVKILGQQQPTTGMDLIAMLSAAAAAQKTPKNEQQQQQQPQQQQQQRPRPASVSLNFGAASATGVTPSAPDAQDIHKLQRMASGTNLRILKRAQSQQPPQQHQQQLQQHQLQIQQQQQQLGVDFTPNFNSWTNFSFTKNFIANVFC
- the LOC128260198 gene encoding m7GpppN-mRNA hydrolase dcap-2 isoform X2 gives rise to the protein MEIAPLINNAVAVVTASAAVAASANVNVGSSKENDNVNNLALLASLTLQKVLNINNNNHHSSSNNNRSHNSDIKPHEQQKQQQPQRRNLDITSENDVLNQLLKTGAVFTKTTTPTAPIAIERRKQSQQHQQHIHQYAQQQQQQQQQHRQQQQQCSAQKQRLNSSISSTNSSTSTNSSYGSSSSEDAAAASATLAASATLAKLTPRTNTTKASSIKLPEKSKIPSDILDDLASRFIINVPDMELNNLIRMCFQIELAHWFYLDFFCAPETGEDGETQKCVQRKLPTVGIKQFAMQLFQHIPFLNKHFGTVDQILDEWKNYKLSVPTYGAILVSEDHNHCLLVQSYFARNSWGFPKGKINENEDPAHCATREVYEETGFDITDLIDANDYIEAFINYQYTRLYVVRNVPLDTSFAPRTRNEIKCCDWFRIDSLPVNKNDAISKAKLGKTSNSFFMIMPFVKRLKKWVNERKAGIEPRRRKCSGQQSPKATSPTNINGSCKKDAAGVRNEMRRQRHKSMGDLDGVKLNNLNGKVATGPGAVLAAPASATSAINSMNICNSNGKRNKQNVAAGSNQTTPLAAAKAVTSNGSIGGGTISSKRQLFHSQSQNDAQQSASNEKIVSSFDLIRKEKQQQLKAAKAQKQQQQQQQQQHRLRTKSQSDKQCSPQQPVKILGQQQPTTGMDLIAMLSAAAAAQKTPKNEQQQQQQPQQQQQQRPRPASVSLNFGAASATGVTPSAPDAQDIHKLQRMASGTNLRILKRAQSQQPPQQHQQQLQQHQLQIQQQQQQLGVDFTPNFNSWTNFSFTKNFIANVFC